In Glycine soja cultivar W05 chromosome 10, ASM419377v2, whole genome shotgun sequence, the genomic stretch AAAAAATCAGGGTATGACCTAATAAGGAGAGAAGTAGCGGGGGCAGATCATACTTCGGATTTTGTGGAGCTATGGAAACTCAAAATTCCAGCTAAGTCTGTGGTGTTTGCCTGGAGGATAATTAGGGATAGACTACCAACAAAGTCAAACCTAAGAAGGAGACAAGTCATGTTAACAGATACATTATGCCCTTTTTGTAGAACTGAAGAGGAGGAGGCTACTCACCTATTCTTTAGTTGTTCCAACATCCTCCCTCTATGGTGGGAGTCATTGTCTTGGGTTAATCTAACTACAGCTCTACCTCAAAACCCAAGGGATCACTTCTTGCAACATGAAATTGGGAAAAATCAGGGAAAGAAGGCTACAAGATGGAAATGCTGGTGGATTGCTCTCACAAGAACAATATGGCAGCATAGAAACATAATAGTTTTCCAAAACGGAAGTTTTGATGGAAGCAAATTGATGGATGTGGGTCAAGTCCATGGAGAAGGATTTTGTAATGTGGACATGGATCAAATCCATGGAGAAGGATTTTGTAATACACTTTAATCAATGGTCTACTAATTTAAAGGAAGGGTTTAGTAACTAGTAGGGGCAATCAGATGATGAATCTATGTAATTATGTTAGGTGTATCTTCTCTGGTTCTGTAATTAATGGAACTAGATGGATCCCTACAGCCTACTGTAATTATAGTACCATTGGTACTCCCTCATATTAATATCAATCCTATTTTTGCCGAGCAAAAAAAAACCGTTTGGGTGTTCCTACTACTGCTGCTACTACCTTGATGATGGATACATagacttttctctctctctctctctctaattgaTTATGCTAGAGTGGACAACAAGTAAGAAAATAATGATCAAATTAGTTATTTTGGGAGCCTCGAGCAAACGCTTTACTTCCCTCATGCTTGGGCTATTCTTATGCTTGAGAAAATTGCAAACAGAGTTGATGTATATTACAACTTTGTGGAAGTTGTATTACCAATATTATTTTCCAACTCATGCAAGGGCTATTCAATATTGTCATGGACTTTGATTTCACTTAATAATATACTACATCTGatcctttttattaaaaacaacaaacaagTAATAGTCTAAAATATATCATCACTTGTTTCTTGTAAAAAATACGGGAGGTAATAGCATCCAAATGGGAAAAAATAGCATTGAAaacatagaaaaaaattattcatgcaTCAATGATGTAGAGAGTAATACTTTTTATATACTTCTGTTTTCTAGCAACTCCTTCTCcaccttctttttctttgtataatTGTATCTGTTTTTTTCGCTCATGacatttcttattttctatCCTATCCCTTCCTATCACTCTTTCCTCATCCAAAGGTGGATGGATACACCTCACAGAATCTTTATTCATTACAGAGTAATAAAGGATTAGGGAAGTAGAGCAAGGCTTGGAGAGTTGGACTTGTGCAAAGGGAAAACAAAggggaaaagaaaacaaaactcacaaaaaatCACAGTCaaagtaaaatagaaaaacacTTATATCCTTCAAAAATTTTTATGGCTCTATAATTATGATTCACCATTAAGTTTGTATGGATGCTCAAAACCACACATCTGATCCCATGAATTTGATTTAACAGAAGGAGAATGAAATCAATTATGATTGCCACAAACTGTTTGATATAACAGAAGGAGAATGAACATGGCTACTAAACAATTCTTTTATACCCCAAGCATATGAACACAACATCCATTCCTAAATAACCTCTAACTACAAACCCTATTATACATCCCAAATGTAAAAGAGCTACTATCATGTTTGGATGACACATAAGAATCAATTCTATCGCATAAAATTAGGTGATACCATAAAAAAGTAGAAgcaactattttttgtttttaccttcaccatgaaaaattaattgattatgttttaccATAAAGATACATCACTACTCAAGAGACCCCTTTATAGTGTTTCGAGGAAACCAATTTTTGGGAGTACAACATTCCTCACTTTGCTAAGATCCCTACCTTTGAGGGTTCTCCCAGCACCTTCTAAAACAGAAAATGAGGATATCTGACTCCTTTCAAGCCTTCGGGCAATAAACTCATGTGGAGGAAGCTTGGAATCACTCTCATCATTTTCCTCTCCATCCTCATCACTACCCCCTCCATAGTTAGCAACACCATCACCATCAAACCTTCAATTAGCACTATTCTTGGGGAGTTTAGTCCTATAAATCTTTGACCAGTCAAGAATGTTGACAGGTGCTGATTGTTGAAGAACCGTATATTCATTGGAGGAACTAGCACTGCTGCTATTGCTAGATCTTGGGATCATTCTGCCTAAACTAGGCCTAGTGAAGTATATTACAACTTCCACAAAGTTGTAATATACTTCCCTCATGCTTGGGCTATCGAGGACTATCCTTATACTTCTGATGGGCTAGAGATATGGGATGCTATCAAGTCTAAAGGATATTGAACCTACAAACTAGTTAGTCaggatgatgacaaagatgcaAGCATTTTCTCTGCACTTCTTTAGTATTCATCAATTGCCTACAACTCTAATATACACAATTGACCAAAAGACTCAAGCAATTGACCAGAGGAACAAAAGCAACAAAGTAGGTAGCCTTACCAGAGTTATTGCTATCCTAGAAATTAcatcaaaacattcaaacaTTGCAACAACACTAGCAATCAATGCATTGCAGTTCAAACACGTAAACTAGTATCAAAGattcaaaaattgaagaaatgggATACCTGAAAATTGCCGAAGAAACTACAAAAAGCAACGTAGACAATAGATGGACCAGCTTTCTGCTCAGACCCTACCCAATCAATTTTCACTAACCCAATCAGTCACTTCATACCTAACCACTATTTACAACATTGAACAAAAAAGTACAGGACAAATTAGTAAACTATATTACTTTTACACACAGTGACAATGGCAGTGACAATGAAAAAAAGTGAGCACCCACTGAAACAGAGACAATGGCAGTGAAAAAGAGTAAACTATActacaaatgaaaaagagacCAAGCTTACCTCAAACCCAAACAGTGACGATGGCAGTGAGATCTAACAAAATGGCATGAAACTTGAAGCTTTCCTCGTACCTCAATCAGCAATACTGTAACTGAAgacgtattattattattatcatcaataaaacaTGAACACCCACGAAAACTTAGCATACACCAAGTTTACCTACGTACCTCACGGAGAAAGCTTTAAGCTTTGAGCACCCACGAGTGTTTCAGCACCCTAGTACCAACAGTGTATGTAGGGTTTTCTTCGAGCCACACTTCGAAGAGCAGTGTAGGGGGTTCTGTGGGTTCAACCGAGGGGTTTTCGGCAGTATTGAGAATAGTGTGGGACAATGTGGGTGTCAAGGGAGTGGTTTCTGGCAGATTTCAGgtgggaggagaaagagaagagcgaTTTCAGGAAGGAAGACAAAGAGAAGAGGGAGGGCAAGGTTTTCGAGCGCACGGGTTGTGAAATGTCAAgttttaacttataaacatagcaacatcagttttttaaggataaccgatgttaacttaatATAGTTAACATTGGtattggaaaaaccgatgttaacatcaactagattacatcggttttttaaaaaaccgatgttaagatcaactccttaacatcggctttctgaaaatcgatgttaactctatgaagttaacatcggttttgccaaaactgatgttaccatattcatcttaacatcatgttaacatcgattttttaaataaccgatgttaacttcaagtagttaacatcggttttgctaaaaccgatgttaagtaactccatttaattacaaaaatgccaccgcgctttcgttaacatcggtttttgaaataaccgatgttaatggagCGATGTAgaaagtcttttttttagtagtgggcGCTCAAGTAAGTATGTGAGTTAGGACATAAAGCAAGTATATGCTTAAATGTAGGCTTGAGAGAGCGATAAAGAGAGATGTGCACATGTGTTGGTGTGTGGGATGTGTTGAGGGTTCAATGGAACCTAGTATTTATAAGAGAGGAGTGAAATTGTAGGTCCTTATTTGTAGGGGTTGTTATAGCCTTTGCAGATTATTCCCGAGTTATAGATAATAGCCTATAGttaatgttagagataaaatgtagCTTAGAGATAAAAGCTAGTAGATAATTGTACCTTGTAGATAATGTGTGACTTTATAGATAATTAACTACcttccaagagataaagagattcaaatatattcaaatattaataggtTGGAGATAACTTGTAAGTAAGGGAGCTCGGCTGCTCAGGACCGAGTGTCGGTGCTCTTGTTCCAGGGCTAATATGGAGGGTTGACACATGTCTCGGAGTGTCGTGTAAGGTGCCATGTGTATTTTGTGGATCCTAGACATTACATAAGCCCCCTCAATCTATTAGCTGGCTTGCGAGCAAAAGAGGTTGTCTAGTGTTGAAGATTGTTTGATGTCCGGGGTAGTAGCCTTGACAAGTAGGAGGTTGACGAGTTTGTCGAGCCACCGAGTATGGATGAATGTTGTCTGGTGTCGAGTGTGGTAACCTTGACAAGTGTGAGAATTGCAGGTCTGTCAGGCTTGTCAGGCCCTCAAGCCTGGACAAGAATTTTCTGGAATGCTTTTGTCAAGTTTTCCGGGATTGACATGTCTTTGATCTTATAGGTTAAGTTTGACGTGTTAGGTGAGGGAAGTCTATAGATTTGACAACTATGCCCTTTTCTGACCGTTGGAGGGTGCATTGAAGACAAATGTTACATTTTGTCTGTTGTTGTAGGCATGTGCGGCGCACACGCAATACTCTTGTATATGTGTCACTCGTGGAGTGGGCACGTAACTGAGTCATGGTGCGTGGGTGAGTGGGGGTCCATTGTGGTGCGAAAATTTAAAGCATCACTTCCACTCCCGCCAATTACCAAAAAGTCTGTCTCCCTTTTAAATGGTGTGGACTTTTGATTTTGGGTCACTGTTACTTCGAATTGTTGTCTTCTTTCTCGAAACTTCCTTGCTTGCTTCTTGCGATTTTCCTCTGTTCATTTTCTTTGCTTCTTCAAGGTATTAATTTTCTTTGATCACGTCTTCATTCTTGTCTGATTCTGCCATTGGCATGGGTGGCAGTGATTCTGGGGGCTCGATTGAGCAACCCATGATGGACCAGAAGGTCATTTCCTTTTGTGGTTCCTCCTTGGAGGATACTCGCTGTGGTACCTTCAACAGGGAGTCCTTTTCTTTAGAAAGGGTGAGGGCTTTGCATCATACTGATGGGGGCATTTTTTTCCCTCACGGTAGGGCATGACCTTCCACTGCTTCCAGGGAGCCTGATATGAACCTTCATTGCACaaaggctgacttaggatcgtctaggattaaaccttgatggaaaatgcggaaattgattaaggaaaggatggaaaattggCAAGATTTAAGGGTTGGGCGGTGGCTAATTTCGTGggccttaataaggtggttcttggcataaaatggaagaatgagatgataaaacataggttaagtggtggctggacagaaatatagaaatggaaaTAACTCAAGCTACatggctccaaatgaggtgattccaaaacgaggtgaaagatctcgttttgaaattcaatttaggctcaaaaatcacttaatttgagcgTGTAAAACGAGAGTTATGGCCatgagataattctgggcagaagtgAATTTTCAGGAAttatggtttgaaagaacaaggttgaagatgaaaagAAGGAAATAATCAATCTTTCCGGCGaaggcaacacacaaaggttgtgaaagtcctttgatatagccagggtgttcttgaatcactcaagaacttaggagaatcactctcactaagatgaaagagataaactcaaattttctgaataaaactcaacttgtgtttattgataaaatggttcagcttatatagaagctttacatcagattttagtaatgatccACTAACttagaattaaaagaacttaatgccactaacctagggaattaaaagaacttaatggctaagtgtaactgaaattgtggcaaccaataTTCACCCCTAACAGCCATCAAgccagccaccatttggtctcccaaaaggatgatgcctaggttgccaattgggcccttattacaacttgaactaaaccaaactaaagccctttcagttgattaacccaaagcATATTTtgggtcagccaactttacaaggattgggccattatttagacaaactaaacactcaaaaattgagacaaagtggtgccatttagtcctcctccatttgggccatgatacaactcacaaccttggacttttctccttgaaacttgggcttgcattcaaatagtatgtacaacacttgttgaagagcttacttggctttccttgctctagcccttgtcataggtcctccaagtggatccttgcccttgctcttggtcatgtcctcatcagagCTTGTCCTGCTAACTATGATCCTCCCCTCTTCTGCTTCTGGGGGAGTGAAGAGAAGTAGTGATGGTGGAGATGTCAGGGCATCTCCCCACATGCGACATAGCCATAGTGTTGGGTCGCCATCATCCCTACCTGTCATTGGTAGCTATGAATGGGTGAGGGACGACTTTCTAAAGTACAAGTCCTTTCTTACCTCTATAGCGAGTGTCACTGCTCTTCAACACTAGGTGAAGTTGGTAAGTGatatgccattattttctcctatttcttaaccctgttttgcaccattttaagtactgattagtcttaattgtcaaattaattaggcagttttattatttgggcccactcaactaatttgatgtttttaatctaatttcaggaattaatgaagcattgggcttgaatccagaattgggcttgaacttgaagagggcagactattttattctacaaaattagattttatcttatcttatcttatctagatattatttagatttgatctcatctagatattatttcatctagatcttatcttatcttatctagatttgatttgattttatttatgggcttggatttaaaacagatttgtaagctttggggctggaaaactatataacagcaccaaggttctagtttaggcctctcttctttttcttttttctttttcgtttttgcaattccagttctaaattttcgttttagcaataaaattttgttcttcaatctataatttcgttctctattgattaatggaaggctaagtccccagcattgttttctcttgagcatcaagcacagttctctttgaggttctattattactgttaaattctgctagtttttcctcttcactaattactctgaatttgttgctattaattcatgcatgcttagtgcttgattaattgtctctgcgcttaatttatgttcatgcttaatgatcgttcatgagtaattggtgtatgtgttgcttaatcacataatgaatgccttatgttaaattttgcttagtaatttaatttagggttggattaagtggttaaactgacaaaggataaattctcacaacctaggataagagactttcttgtgaatcaaggggaagcaatgtattttaattctaatattttctaactcacatctattcgctgtttaatttacaaaagcaaacaacccccccccccattcgttactattttcctactatttgttatgaacatttggtgtatcattgctcgttgagaaatgacctaggatcacttcctagttactatattttaatgtttatttgattcgggtacggcctcggtCAATAAGCCCTGAGGACTCCTTCAAGTTAGTCGTTCAGGTTTATGGGAGTGATTGACTTCCCTttctgttagacaagtggcctcagatatcttaagaaggggggggggggttgaattaagatatcacaaactatttccccaattaaaattttattcttctttaatGATAATATCAATGTTCCCTTATTATGAAATactataattcaaattaaactaaacttCCTTAacgcaaaagataaataacaataaataaaggagtttaagggaagagaaagtgcaaactcagttttatactggttcggccacacccttgtgcctacgtccagtccccaagcaacccgcttgagagttccactatcttgtaaaaacctgatgtgtcattattttctcctatttcttacccctttttgtcaccattttaattactaattagccttaattgtcaaattaattatacagtTTTATCGTTTTGGCCTACTtgacaaattttgtgttttaatttaattttaggagaattataaggaattgggcttggatccaGAATTTTGCTGAACcaacttggacttgaagagagcagataattttatttgtcatccagttttattttatttcgttttgggctgTATTTTGTAATTGGGCCGCCAGACCTTATTGGGCCCGATAAtaagatttgtaagctttggggcctaATGACCTTTAGAAAGCCCAGCTGCTAGGGTTTTAAGGTGGTTGGCGATACTGTTCACGTAGAGAGTATGGTAGGGTTTTCATTTTTCAGCTTCTTTTCGTGTTACTGTTCATGTAACAATTTCcagtttcgttttctgcttcactttccatttccgttttctgcttcaaatTCCATTTCGTTTCTGCTGTTAATGGAAGGCTGAATCTCTAGTTTTGTTTTCTCTGGAGGATTAAGCATAGCTCTCTTTAAGGTTTTGTTCTTAATAtcaaattctgatcagtttttccccttcaccaattattaTGTATTGTTGctgatattaatccatgcatgcttaatgcttgattaattgtctctgtgcttaactaacgttcatgcttaatggacatgtgagagggattaattggtgtatgtgtttcttaatcacataatgacaaccttgtgttaattttcgcttagtaaattaatttcgggttggattaagtggttgaactgattagggataaattcttgtaacctaggataagagacttgcttttgaatcaaggggaaacaacatgttttagttctgttagtttttaattcaagtttacatgctgtttaaattacaaaaacaacaaacaacccccccccattttgttattgttttgttattatatgttatgaacgtttgtttgaccattgctcattgggagacgacctaggatcattTCCTAGATACtgaattttaatgtttatttgattcgggtacgacctcaatCAAATTTGGTGCCATTGCCGGGGAGTagtggtccaaaggttcataattatgtttttgtgtctttgtgtttgtttctttgtgtttggatgtaggcacgatttgtggctgaaccagtataaatcttgtgtttgtcttcttcttccatacactctttaatttccgttgtgtacttttaattatcgcttttacttttggttaagtttctatttttgtcgtccagttttattttatttcatttttgacCTTGTCGCAGCGTGccctttgcgggcgagcgagggcgaggctcacgggtgcgctttccaaaggaggaaagatgcgcggagtcgccaccaacgtttatttgtggaaaacgtcgaaaaatccgaaggaaaccggtcaaaatgaaaattctaagttcgggagttgtatttacgcttgaggaaggtattagcacctcttacgtttgtctcaaaggacaacggcctatttttagaattgtggaaattgtgttaccttaacttttatttcttttttattttttgaggtcgacaaaaagcggggcttttgctcctacgtaccctcctttggagaagaaatcagacctatgtagttctttcttatgcgtgaattaagtgattctttttacttgaaaggtgatcattttaaggcgttggaccttaaaaatgatccattttacttggtaagaaactgaaatgataaactttcaaaaccctattttttgtggacgagcttgactaggcgagttgattttagccttaatttcactttagttattagtcaattcaattaagaatgagaaatcccaaagagaaaacgtccgattgattttgcgctttattttactaaaagggtattttttgattattatattattactttacctcttttttgatttccgacgtggttacggcacaacCGAACAGTCgcaattcattttaacagaaattaacgaatgatacaattcaaatgatcggtggaaatttattttatttgtagattaagcgagaaatgacttaaacaaatggcttaagcacgtcaaaagggggtataaaaagcaaatgaaaacgagaataaaaatacatgaaacaaaatatggaccaccacgggtacatagaatgaattgaaaagctcggtttgaggtacttacccgttgaagactgaagaaaacgaagaacgaacgatgaatcttgaagaacggtcgagaatcttcgcgtaattactcacggaaacgttacggaagcgcctcggcttggattttcttcacggaaataattttcctcagcaatttcgagggAGAGAGAAGttccaagaaggctgaacccttttcttcttcactcctccccctatttatagcaaaataggggaggagcttgccacccagctcgcccaggcgagctcagctcgcccaggcgagcaaggttgcttcctccagaagcaacagccttctggaggaaggatctggaaggcccaagtgggccagattggtatttgtacccccctttttactaaatgcacccccttctattttttggtaattctttttccgtaacgttacgaaacttcacgaatttcataacgatacttatttttcttccgcaaggttacgaatccttacggattatgtatttactcttttttagctttcgaagaagttacggaaacttacggattgcgcaaaaacacttctttttgatttccgccacattacggaatttcacggatcgcgcaagcttgcttcctttagatttctggcacgtctcgggacttcacatattgtgcaacaaaggacgccaagtgtctcgaagcggccaatcaaaggttgtatatcatcaaataataatccccggacgaaattagggtatgacagttgcccctctttacttacctctcatcggagataagaggaaagcaaagataggacactgatttcgtccgtcctgccctttccgtgatgacgactctcgcctctacttcttcttttttcttatgctcaaaacaaaatacaaacaaaccaGCAcgacgaatataatatacatatacacatatacacatatttagCGAAGGAACTGATTCGGCAAACAACAGAAGAACGTGTTTctcagtcaccagaggcttcgcgtttgataatggaggacacatgaacagcgctaggcaatgacattcatggggctccgaacaaagggtgagaatggaggattgccttgagggtccgcacttaggcaatcatgaaacacagctccaatctcgaaagtggaggacacatgaacaaccctaggcaataacgttcatggggctccgaaaaagggtgagaatggaggattgccttgtgggtccgcacttaggcaatcatgaaacacagctccaaactcgaaagtggaggacacatgaagagccctaggcaataacgttcatggggctccgaaaaagggtgagaatggaagattgccttgagggtccgcacttaggcaatcatgaaacacagctccaaactcgaaagtggaggacacatgaatagccctaggcaataacattcatggggctccgaaaatgggtgagaatggaggattgccttgagggtccgcacttaggcaatcatgaaacacagctccaaactcgaaagtggaggacacatgaacagccctaggcaataacgttcatgtggctccgaaaaagggtgagaatggaggattgccttgagggtccgcacttaggcaatcatgaaacacagctccaatcttgaaagtggaggacacatgaacagccctaggcaataatgttcatggggctccgaaaaagggtgagaatagaggattgccttgagggtccgcacttaggcaatcatgaaacacagctc encodes the following:
- the LOC114371477 gene encoding uncharacterized protein LOC114371477 gives rise to the protein MQLRSHSSSRWEWSFNWRRPLFDSEVEMANSFIGEILKQQLHPQKEDMWIWKHDSSGHYSKKSGYDLIRREVAGADHTSDFVELWKLKIPAKSVVFAWRIIRDRLPTKSNLRRRQVMLTDTLCPFCRTEEEEATHLFFSCSNILPLWWESLSWVNLTTALPQNPRDHFLQHEIGKNQGKKATRWKCWWIALTRTIWQHRNIIVFQNGSFDGSKLMDVGQVHGEGFCNVDMDQIHGEGFCNTL